Part of the Rhodothermales bacterium genome is shown below.
ATGGACGTGCTGCGTTCGTCAGGTGAACACGTCGTCATGGCATCGCTCACGACAATGATCGGATTCGGGGGACTGCTCATCTCCATGCACACGGGTATCTCGTCGATCGGCAAGCTCGCGGTCATCGGCATCAGCGCCACGATGATTGCCGCCATAATTCTGCTGCCCGCGCTGCTCCAGTGGCTGGAGGACAGGGGTAGCCTGCCGATGGATCATTCCGGAGTCGGTATGGACGAGACGGCTGTCTCCGCAAAGGCGTGACCGGGCAACGCCTTGTGCGGAGCCGGTGAGATCGGTGTTCGGTTGGCTCAGACCCCGGACTTGCGTCCTGGCAACGACAGGTCGAGTCCAAACCGAAAGGTCCGTCCCGGCCCCGGAAGCCCTGGTTGTGGTAACGTGAGCACGTCCGTGACGTTGTCGACGCGGCCGAACACTTCTGTAACGACTCGGCCGGAAGTCAGTCGATATCCAGCACGCACATTGAAGGCCACTGAGGTTGCGAGCGGGACTAATGAGTTGCTATCGTCGATGCCGTACGCACGCCCCGTGTACAAGGTCTGCAGAAGTAAGGAGAAGCCCGAACGTGAGTTGTACCGCAGGGTGCCGATCCCCAGCCACTCGGGCGTCTCGATCGCCTGTACAGTCGCGCCTGCGTCAACGGTCTGGGCTCGCACCCATGTGACGTGACCTGCGAGTGTAAGTCCCGCAGCAAGACGGCCCCGTCCGACCATCTCTACACCGACGGATCGACCCCCAGCCCGGTTGATCCGCTGTCGGCGGGCCTGCGCTTCATCAGGAAGGAGTACGAAGCGCTGGTCAATCGTGTCATACGAGCGCTCGAAGAACACGACCGATTCGCCCTCAAACCGCCGGGTCCGTATCTCAAAACCGGCCTCAACCATCACACGCGACTCCGCCGTAAGCTCGGGATTCAGGAGGAATCGACCGAGCGCCTCACCGAACAGCTCGCGCATTGTCGGGAATCTCGTTTTCCGGCCGGCTGATAGTCGCAGGGCGGTGCGCTCATCGAAGGCATACCTCAGGCCGGCGGTAAGACTCACGGCCATTTCAGGATTGCGGGCGGGCTTGTCGCCGGTGACAGGAGTCGCCGAGCCGTCTAGACTTCCTCCAAGCTGCCACATGAGACGCCCGGGCGGCCGCCACTCGTATTCCGCACCCAGACTCCAGATGTGCTGACCGAATCTCAGGTCAGCCGCATCTGGCCGTAGCGACCCTGTCGGGTCGAGGGCGTAGTCGGTCTGGACGTGCCGCGATGTCAACAGGTTTAGCGCGAGACGAATCGTGCCGATACGAACCGGCTGATGTAAAATAAAGCGTGCACCAGCGGTACGATCTTTGTCGTCCTGCCTGTCAACTAACGATGCGTACGCAGCGGATTCGTACTGCTGAATGCCCTGTGCAAAACGACCTAGCCAGATCGCTCCACGAACGTGTGCTCCACGATCACCAAGCGGCACATCCGTTCCAATGATCGCCATCGAGTTACGACGGTACGGATAGCGCCAGTATCGGACTCGTGACTGATCGGGGTCTAGATGCCCTTCGGGCGCAACACCCTGCTCTGCATCAACATGCATCAGTGTTAATCCAATGCGGCCGCCGTTGCCAAGGCGATGCGTGACCCGACCGAAGACGTCCATCAATGAACGGTCGGTGTTTGTCCGTCGGTCGTTCCGGAGCTGGTTGAAGGCCAGATTGTGATCGGTCGGAAGGGTGAGACCGGCCCGACGGCTGTAGCCTGCACTGAGGCCATACTCAACGCCGCTTGCACGGGAAAGCTGCGTCAATCGACCCTGGACAAGGCCCGCCGATCCACCCGCAATTTCGAGTTCCGATAGCTGGCCCCGCCTCGAAACCTTGCGCGGCTTGAGGTCGACGGTGCCCCCGATGGCGTTGGCGCCGTGCAGTACCGATACTGCGCCCTTCGAAACAACGATCTCACCAATGACATTCGCGGGCACGAGCGAAAGGTCAAATCGACTATCCCATGGGACGTTTAACAGCGCACCGTCGAAGAAGACGGCCACCTGTCGCTCTCGCGCACCGCGCAGATAGACGTGCGACTCGCCCCGGGAATTCGTCTGCACGTGCGCGGCCGGAATGAGTCTGATAATCTCGTCAGCCGAAGACGCATCGGCCAGGGCAATACCTGCGAGTGGTAATCGCTGCAGAGTATTCGGGGCCCGCTCGCCCCGCGGCACATCAACGACGACGATCTCTTCCAGGGCATATGACCTCAACGAATCAGGTGAAGAGGTCGCATCCTGAGCACGGACCGAATTGGTGACAAGAGTACCCACTGCCAGAGCGATGGACACTATCCGAAGTATGGCCTGCGACAGATCCTCAGGTGCTGGCATCAAGACTGGAAATGTGGGGTCGACGGCATGCCGGTATTAGACGAAGGTGCCCACCGGATCCAGAGCAGACAATGGACCACCGCACCGCCTCCTTGGACTAACTTGCCTCCGGGATGGTTCTTGTGGAACTTACCATAACCAGTATCATCGAAAAATGAAGACTCCGGGATGGGAGTGCGTCTGCTTCCGACTCCGTGGCTGCCGATGACAACACCGCTGCATTTCTATCTGAACGACAAGGAGATCGTTGCTACCCAGCCGCGCGAAACATCGGTGCTCGATCTTCTGCGGAACACGCAGCGACTTACGGGAACGAAAGAGGGTTGTCGCGAGGGTGACTGTGGCGCTTGCGTTGTGCTCGTCGGCGAGTTGCGTAACGATCACCTCCACTACAAGCCGGTCACGTCCTGCCTGATGCCGATCGGCCAATTGCAGGGCAAACATCTTGTAACGATCGAAGGCCTCAATCAGAAGGAGCTCTCTACGGTGCAGCAGGCGATCGTGGACGAAGGAGCGTCGCAGTGCGGGTTCTGCACTCCGGGAATCGTGGTGTCACTGACGGGTTACTTGTTGGAGCACGATCAACCCGTCACGATCGACGGTGTCAAGACAGCGCTTGGTGGACACCTGTGCCGATGTACCGGCTACCGGTCGCTCAAGGCCGTTGCCGACCACCTGCAAGAAGCCTGGAGCAGCGAGAGCGGTGTCCGACCGCACGCTCACAGCGGATTGCTACCGGCGTACTTCGAGCGCATGCCGGAAAGGCTCAGGTCGATGGCCCCGAATGCCTCTCCGAATGGACAGACCTCAGCCGATGTCTACATCGCAGGAGGTACCGACGTATATGTCCAGACCGACGGCGACTTTTCAGATATACGCGTAACCGTGCTCTCCGACCTCCCGGAAATGGAGGGTATCACCGAGACTCACGACGCGATCGACGTGGGTGCGCTAACGACCTTCGAGGATTTCGGTCGACATCCGGCTATTGTTCGGATGATTCCGGATATCCAGGCCTACATGTTTTTGATCGCCTCCCTCCAGGTCCGCAATCGCGCTACGCTCGGAGGCAACGTGATCAACGCATCGCCCATCGGAGACATGACCATACTGTTTCTCGCATTGAGAGCAGAATTGTCTCTGAGCAACGGTACTTCTTCCCGAACCGTGCCACTGGCCAGTTTCTATCAAGGATACAAGGAACTTGACAAGTCACCGGATGAGGTCCTCACTCGAATCCGAATTCAAAGGCCGACGGCTAATACCCGGATCAACTGGGAAAAGGTCTCGAAGCGCAAGTGTCTCGACATCGCGTCTGTCAACAGCGCGATAACGATTCGCGTCGATGGCGATCGCGTCGTCGAAGCATCGTTAGCCATGGGTGGCGTGGCTCCAATTCCGAAACTTCTGACACAGACTGGCGACTTTCTCGCAGGCAAATCGGTGACAGCCAAAACGGTGCTCGGGGCTGTCGCAGTCGCGCAGCGAGAGATCAGTCCCATAAGCGACATCCGCGGCACGGCAACCTACAAACGACTGCTGGCCCGGCAGCTGATCCTTGCCCATTTCGTTCGGCTGTTTCCCGAACACATCCGTCTCGATGAGTTGTATGAAGCACCTTGACGCAGCATATCATACGCGAGGCGAGTCGGAGTATGTAGATGATGTCCGGCAGCCGGCCGGAATGCTGCAGGCCGCGGTCTTCGCGTCGCCGGTTGCTCACGCCAGAATTACGGAACTGCAGTCGGATCGTGCACGGGCACTTCCGGGTGTCCACGCGATCCTCGACGCGCGCGACATACCGGGCGAGAATCAGATCGGGCCGATTATTCAAGACGAGCCGCTTCTCGCTGAAGGCGACGTACACTTTGTGGGCCAACCCGTTGCCGTGGTGCTCGCCGAATCGGCCGAGATCGCACGCGCTGCCGTTCGGATGATCGAGATCCAGTATGACGAGAGGCAGGCCATCACGGATCCGCGCGAAGCGTTCGACCGCGGCGAAATCATCGGCACGACCAGAACCTTTGAAATGGGCGACGTGGACGCCGCCTGGGCGTTGTGTGCACACGTGGTCGAAGGTCGATGCGATGTAGGTGGCCAGGATCACGTGTACCTTGAAACACAGCGCTCGCGTGCCGTGCCACTAGAGGGCGGCCGCATGCGTGTTTTCTCCTCCACCCAGAGCCCGTACGCGGGTCAGAGGACGGTCGCTCGAATACTGGGAGTTCCGAACAATCATGTCGAGATCGATGTGACGCGACTGGGCGGCGGCTTCGGAGGAAAGGAGGACCAGGCGACACCCTGGGCATGTCTGGCCGCGCTCGGCGCGTGGCATACTGGACGACCGGTCGAACTCGTCCTTCGTCGATCGGAGGACATGATGATGACGGGTAAGCGCCATCCGTACTCGTCAGACTTCAAGATCGGTGCCGCTGCCGACGGGAAGATTCTGGCTTACTCGGTGCGGCATTATCAGAATGCTGGAGCAGCGGCCGATCTCTCGCCCGCGGTGCTGGAACGCACACTGTTTCACTCGACTAACAGCTACTTCATCCCAAATGTCAGGGCGTTTGCCACGTCGTGCCGTACCAATCTTCCTCCCAACACTGCGTTTCGGGGATTCGGCGGACCACAGGGAATGTTCGTCATCGAGAGCGCTATCGCCCGCCTCGCCGAAACCATCGGCGAGCGTGCGGAGAACATTCAGAGGATCAACCTGCTGATCGACGGGGATACGTTCCCGTACGGACAGACGGTGGAAGACGGTCGCGCAACGAGGACGTGGGAGGCTGCGGAGAGCTCGTTTGACCTGCCGTCGATCGTGCAGCGTGTCTCATCATTCAACGATTCCAACTTCGGTATCAAGAAGGGCGTCGCGGTCATGCCGATCTGCTTCGGCATTTCGTTCACCACGACGTTCATGAATCAGGCCGGTGCTCTGGTCCACGTGTACACCGATGGCTCCGTAAGCGTGAGCACCGGAGGCGTTGAAATGGGTCAGGGTCTCGTCACCAACATCGCAGCGATCGCTGCAACAGCATTCGGCATCAAACCCGAGCGCATCAGAATAGAGACGACAAATACGACGCGCGTAGCGAACATGTCGCCGTCGGCGGCCAGCTCGACGACGCTGCTTAACGGAAATGCTACGCTGGTCGCAGTACGCGAAATCGTCGACCGCTTGAAGCGGGCGGCGATCCAGGAGCTGGGGGCGCCTGATACCAGCGTCATCACGATCGAAGACGAAATCGTAACATGTGACGGGAGTCAGACGAGCCTGACGTGGGCCGCACTGACCATGGCTGCACATCTAAGACGTGTAGATCTGTCAGCGCACGGATTCTTTGCGACGCCGGACATCCATTTCGACAAAGGAAAAGAGATGGGAAAACCGTTCGCCTATCACACGTATGGAACAGCCATCATTCAGACGACGGTCGACTGCCTTCGCGGAACGTATGATGTCGACAGCGTCAAGATCGTGCACGACATGGGACGACCTCTCAACCGGTCAGTCGACCTCGGGCAAATCGAGGGCGGACTCGCCCAGGGCCTCGGATGGATGACGATGGAGGACCTGCAGTACGACGACATGGGGCGACTGATGTCGGGAGCGCTGGCGACGTACAAGGTGCCGGACGTCTATTTCATGCCGGACGATATCCAGGTGGAGTTCCTGCGCGACGCCGACGAGGTTCTGGGGCCATACGGTAGCAAGGCGGTCGGCGAGCCGCCGCTGATGTACGGTATCGGCGTGTTCTTCGCACTTCGGAATGCCATGCGTGAGTTCCGGCCCGACGTCGATCTCCAGTTCGAGGCGCCCATAACTCCCGAACGGATGCTCCTGGCCCTGCACCCGGAGATAGTCCATGAACTTTCTCGTCTCGAGCCACCGATCATCGAGGAATCAGTGTGAGTACCTCGTCGTGAAGTCGTTCTGGATCATCGTCAGTAAGCACCTCAGCCGGGGCGAACGTGTATTTGTGGCTCGAGTGGCAGACCACACCGCCCACTCGCCTGGAACAACCGGGGCAGGTCTGATCGTGACAGAGGCTGGATTTGTGGCAGGAACGATCGGTGGCGGTGTCATGGAATTCAATGTCATCGAAGAGGCGCGGACGGCTCTAGACACCGGACGGTTTCAGACGCGTATCCAGACGCTCCATCATCAGGCACGAGGCGCCGGAGACCCGTCCGGACTAATCTGCGCCGGCCGCCAGACAAATCTCTACTGCGTGTACAGCCCGGACGTTGACGCGGCCGCAATTGAACAGGCCGCGACTGCGCAACGGATGAACAGGCCGGGCGTACTGACGATATCGGAATCGGCGACGAAATTCGCGGATACGCGAAATGAATCGCTGTGGACACAGTCGTCGCTCGAGTATTCGGCGGATGGGTGGAAATACGTCGAGCAGATGCTCAATCTGCGGCGGATCGCTATCCTGGGCGGCGGGCACTGCGGGCTCGCTCTTTCACGCGTGATGTACGACCTGGGCTACGACGTGTCGGTGTTTGACACTCGGTCCGACGCCCCGGCGATGACGGAGGCACCACCGGAGAACACAATGACGGTCGTCCCGGATTACGCGGAGGTCGGCGCGACGATCGCCTACCCTGACCTGACAGAAGTTGTCGTGATGACCACTGATCTGACATCGGACGTGCGAGCGTTGTCCGGAATCATGGATCATCCGTTTCCATTCGTCGGCGTGATGGGAAGCGCAGCGAAGATCGCTGCGATCAAAACAGCGCTTGGTTCAGAGGGGTTGGCGGAAGAGATCCTCGACCGGATCACAGCTCCAGTCGGCCTGCCGATCGGTAGCAATACCCCGCAGGAGATCGCGATCAGCGTGTCGGCCCAGCTCCTGCAACGTCGAGCGTCGACGTGAGGAGCGCCACGTTTCGTCTGCTCAAAGCCACGTTGGCAACTCAACGTGGACCGATACACCAGACGCCGAAACAACCTCATACATACCGACGACTACATCGCCTTGTGTGGAAGGCTCTCGGTTCTTCCCGCTTGTGAGACAACGAGATACTCAAGTTTACGCTGCAGCTCGCGAATCGTGATCGCTCCGCCATAGGTGAGACCCGATCTCAGACCTCCGATCATATCTGCGATGATCTCGTCGATGTCTTCCCGATACTCGACATATGTGGAGACTCCTTCCGCCGTCCTCCAGTCCGGCACGCCACCGATGAACGAGTCCTGCGCCTCCTGACTGGCCATACCCCGAAACTCCTTCACGCGGCGCCCGTCCATCGTCACGACCTCACCGGGCGTCGGGGCCGTGCCCGCCAGCATTCCTCCAAGCATTACGAAGTCGGCTCCGAACGCAAGCGCCTTCACGATATCACCCGGCCTCCGAATTCCCCCATCGGCAATGACGGATCGGTCCGTTTTGGCACATTGTTGAATCGACGTCAACATCGGGACGCCGAACCCAGTCTTGATGCGGGTACTGCAGACGGACCCGCCGCCGATCCCGACCTTGATCAGGTCGGCCCCGCACGATGCCAGGTAGTCGGCGCCCGCATACGTTGCCACGTTACCCGCGATGATGCAGGCGCTCGGGAGCAAATCCCGTAGACGTTTGAGCGTCGCACCCACATACTTTCCATGCGCGTGCGCGACGTCGATACAGAAATATGACGCACCCGCGTCCCTCAGCGCTTCCGCCCGCTCGAGGTCCGACTCGGAGCAACCGATCGATACAAACGTAGTGGAGGTACACTTCTTGTACTCGGCAATATTCCGATCGACGGACAGGAAACGATGGAGCACGCCCACTCCCCCCTTCGCCGAGATGTAATTCGCCATGTCACTTTCCGTGATCGTGTCCATGTTGGACGACATGACCGGAAGCTGAAGCGTCAGAAGGCCTCGCTTGTCCGTCATCGAGATATCAACCAGTCGACGCGACTCGCTGTGGTTGTATGCCGGCACGAGAAGAACGTCGTCGTAGGTGATGGCTTGCTGACTCATTGGATTTCAGTATGTATCGTGTCTAATCGTCAGGAGGAGACCGGTGTCTGTGCCATCGCAGTCTACAGGGTGAACAGCGAATGCGCAACGGTGGTGCGCATCATCCACTCGTCGATGTCGACCAGCGCCGCAGGCGAGTTTGTGCCGCTGCCACAGGACCAATAGGGTCCCCAGGATGGTTAAGGAGGTCAGGCGTCGAGATGGATATCGACACCCTTACGCTGTGCCTCAAGACACCGAACCAGATTCGCGGAGGTTGGCATGTCGGCAATTCGAGTAGTGGTCGCCGTCGGAGGCAACTCGTTGATCCGGGACTCGCAGCATCAATCTGTCCAGGACCAGTATGCAATGGCGGCATTGACGGACGACCATATCGCCACGCTGGTTCAGATGGGATACGAGGTAGCGATCACTCATGGGAACGGACCCCAGGTTGGATTCATCCTCCGTCGCTCCGAGCTCGCAGCGCACGAACTGCACGAGATACCGTTGGAGGTGTGCGGGGCGGACACGCAGGGCGCGATCGGCTATGCGTTGCAGCAGAATCTCTGCAATGATTTTCGTCGGCTCGGCATCGAGAAAGGCGTGGCCACCGTCATCAGTCAGGTCGAGGTCGACATTAACGATCCTGCGTTCCTGAGCCCGAGCAAGCCGATCGGATGGTATATGGACGAGGTGACCGCGAGTCGCCGACAGAAGGAAGGCTGGCATGTTGTACAGGAGGGCGACAAAGGATGGCGGCGGGTGGTCGCGTCTCCCCGACCGCTGCGCATAATAGAAGCACCCGTAATCCGAAAGCTCATCGACTCTGGATTCGTCGTGATCGCCGTGGGTGGCGGAGGCATACCGGTTGTAAGGGAGCAGTCAGGAGACGTTCGCGGCGTGGAGGCTGTTATCGACAAGGATCTTGCGTCTGGATTGCTCGCGACCGCACTGGACGCAAGTTTGCTGGTGATCGCGACATCGGTTGAGAAGGCCGCGCTTCATTTTGGGACACCGAAACAGCAATGGATCGATACCATCACGTTGGACGAAGCGAAAGGGTACCTCGCAGAAGGGATCCATTTCGGACGTGGCAGCATGGAGCCCAAGATCCAGGCGATCGTTGACTTCATCGAGGCGGGGGGCACGGAAGGACTGATCACGAACGCGGAGAATCTGGAGCGTGCGGTATCCGGCGAGACCGGCACGCGAATCACACGCTAGGTCTCCGCGGTTCGATGTTCCAACCGGTGTCTACATCGTCGGGCGTCGGAAGATCGGGCCCAATTGCGCTGTTTACCTTGTGGGTGCTGATCCCATAAAGTATCATGCAGTCCCACCCTCGACGTAGCCCGATGTCAGACATTACTTTCAGCCTGAATGGCACGGAGACTACGGTCTCGTGCGATCCCGAACAGCATTTCCTCGAAGTCCTGCGGGAGGAATGTGGAATGACGTCTGTGAAGGACGGCTGCTCGCCGCAGGGCTATTGCGGCTGTTGCACGGTCCTGGTCGACGGCCGCCCCGCTCTTTCATGTCTTCGCAAGGCGGAGCAGATGGACGGTCGGTCGGTCGAGACGCTGGATGGTGTTTCGGAAAACAAGCTCCGCATTCTGTCGGAGGCTTTTGTCCAGGAGGGCGGGATCCAGTGCGGTTTCTGTATTCCAGGTATCGTGATGCGGGCCTACGCGCTTCTTGAACGCACCGACAAGCCGGATCGCACAGTCATCGAGCGCGCGCTGTCCGGTCATCTTTGCCGGTGCACGGGCTACAGCCGAATTGTAGATGCGATCGAGA
Proteins encoded:
- a CDS encoding TonB-dependent receptor; this translates as MPAPEDLSQAILRIVSIALAVGTLVTNSVRAQDATSSPDSLRSYALEEIVVVDVPRGERAPNTLQRLPLAGIALADASSADEIIRLIPAAHVQTNSRGESHVYLRGARERQVAVFFDGALLNVPWDSRFDLSLVPANVIGEIVVSKGAVSVLHGANAIGGTVDLKPRKVSRRGQLSELEIAGGSAGLVQGRLTQLSRASGVEYGLSAGYSRRAGLTLPTDHNLAFNQLRNDRRTNTDRSLMDVFGRVTHRLGNGGRIGLTLMHVDAEQGVAPEGHLDPDQSRVRYWRYPYRRNSMAIIGTDVPLGDRGAHVRGAIWLGRFAQGIQQYESAAYASLVDRQDDKDRTAGARFILHQPVRIGTIRLALNLLTSRHVQTDYALDPTGSLRPDAADLRFGQHIWSLGAEYEWRPPGRLMWQLGGSLDGSATPVTGDKPARNPEMAVSLTAGLRYAFDERTALRLSAGRKTRFPTMRELFGEALGRFLLNPELTAESRVMVEAGFEIRTRRFEGESVVFFERSYDTIDQRFVLLPDEAQARRQRINRAGGRSVGVEMVGRGRLAAGLTLAGHVTWVRAQTVDAGATVQAIETPEWLGIGTLRYNSRSGFSLLLQTLYTGRAYGIDDSNSLVPLATSVAFNVRAGYRLTSGRVVTEVFGRVDNVTDVLTLPQPGLPGPGRTFRFGLDLSLPGRKSGV
- a CDS encoding 2Fe-2S iron-sulfur cluster binding domain-containing protein produces the protein MTTPLHFYLNDKEIVATQPRETSVLDLLRNTQRLTGTKEGCREGDCGACVVLVGELRNDHLHYKPVTSCLMPIGQLQGKHLVTIEGLNQKELSTVQQAIVDEGASQCGFCTPGIVVSLTGYLLEHDQPVTIDGVKTALGGHLCRCTGYRSLKAVADHLQEAWSSESGVRPHAHSGLLPAYFERMPERLRSMAPNASPNGQTSADVYIAGGTDVYVQTDGDFSDIRVTVLSDLPEMEGITETHDAIDVGALTTFEDFGRHPAIVRMIPDIQAYMFLIASLQVRNRATLGGNVINASPIGDMTILFLALRAELSLSNGTSSRTVPLASFYQGYKELDKSPDEVLTRIRIQRPTANTRINWEKVSKRKCLDIASVNSAITIRVDGDRVVEASLAMGGVAPIPKLLTQTGDFLAGKSVTAKTVLGAVAVAQREISPISDIRGTATYKRLLARQLILAHFVRLFPEHIRLDELYEAP
- a CDS encoding guanosine monophosphate reductase translates to MSQQAITYDDVLLVPAYNHSESRRLVDISMTDKRGLLTLQLPVMSSNMDTITESDMANYISAKGGVGVLHRFLSVDRNIAEYKKCTSTTFVSIGCSESDLERAEALRDAGASYFCIDVAHAHGKYVGATLKRLRDLLPSACIIAGNVATYAGADYLASCGADLIKVGIGGGSVCSTRIKTGFGVPMLTSIQQCAKTDRSVIADGGIRRPGDIVKALAFGADFVMLGGMLAGTAPTPGEVVTMDGRRVKEFRGMASQEAQDSFIGGVPDWRTAEGVSTYVEYREDIDEIIADMIGGLRSGLTYGGAITIRELQRKLEYLVVSQAGRTESLPHKAM
- a CDS encoding molybdopterin-dependent oxidoreductase gives rise to the protein MKHLDAAYHTRGESEYVDDVRQPAGMLQAAVFASPVAHARITELQSDRARALPGVHAILDARDIPGENQIGPIIQDEPLLAEGDVHFVGQPVAVVLAESAEIARAAVRMIEIQYDERQAITDPREAFDRGEIIGTTRTFEMGDVDAAWALCAHVVEGRCDVGGQDHVYLETQRSRAVPLEGGRMRVFSSTQSPYAGQRTVARILGVPNNHVEIDVTRLGGGFGGKEDQATPWACLAALGAWHTGRPVELVLRRSEDMMMTGKRHPYSSDFKIGAAADGKILAYSVRHYQNAGAAADLSPAVLERTLFHSTNSYFIPNVRAFATSCRTNLPPNTAFRGFGGPQGMFVIESAIARLAETIGERAENIQRINLLIDGDTFPYGQTVEDGRATRTWEAAESSFDLPSIVQRVSSFNDSNFGIKKGVAVMPICFGISFTTTFMNQAGALVHVYTDGSVSVSTGGVEMGQGLVTNIAAIAATAFGIKPERIRIETTNTTRVANMSPSAASSTTLLNGNATLVAVREIVDRLKRAAIQELGAPDTSVITIEDEIVTCDGSQTSLTWAALTMAAHLRRVDLSAHGFFATPDIHFDKGKEMGKPFAYHTYGTAIIQTTVDCLRGTYDVDSVKIVHDMGRPLNRSVDLGQIEGGLAQGLGWMTMEDLQYDDMGRLMSGALATYKVPDVYFMPDDIQVEFLRDADEVLGPYGSKAVGEPPLMYGIGVFFALRNAMREFRPDVDLQFEAPITPERMLLALHPEIVHELSRLEPPIIEESV
- a CDS encoding carbamate kinase — protein: MSAIRVVVAVGGNSLIRDSQHQSVQDQYAMAALTDDHIATLVQMGYEVAITHGNGPQVGFILRRSELAAHELHEIPLEVCGADTQGAIGYALQQNLCNDFRRLGIEKGVATVISQVEVDINDPAFLSPSKPIGWYMDEVTASRRQKEGWHVVQEGDKGWRRVVASPRPLRIIEAPVIRKLIDSGFVVIAVGGGGIPVVREQSGDVRGVEAVIDKDLASGLLATALDASLLVIATSVEKAALHFGTPKQQWIDTITLDEAKGYLAEGIHFGRGSMEPKIQAIVDFIEAGGTEGLITNAENLERAVSGETGTRITR